In one Rhodococcus sp. B50 genomic region, the following are encoded:
- a CDS encoding CaiB/BaiF CoA transferase family protein, whose protein sequence is MTQAESQATGALAEIRVLELGTLIAGPYAGRLLGDMGADVVKIEDPKRPDPLRTWGQGERDGHRFFWTVHARNKRCITLDLRAPDGQELFRRLVAESDVIVENFRPGTLEKWGLAYDVLSEINPGIVLARVSGYGQTGPKAGRAGYASVAEGESGLRHLNGYPGQAPPRLALSLGDTLGGMFAVQGVLAALLSRERTGRGQVVDVALTEACLAVQESVIPDYDAAGVVRGPSGTRLEGIAPSNLYRTSDDMWIIIAANQDTVFRRLCTAMDRPELADDPRFADHLARGVNQDELDALIGDWAATSTLEDLLAHLSETGVVAGPVNTVAEVVTDPQFRARDMIVPHHDERTDTDVLGPGVVPVLGETPGSVRRAGPPIAGYDNAAVYGEVLGLSEVEQKELRARGII, encoded by the coding sequence GTGACACAGGCCGAGTCGCAGGCAACTGGAGCGCTGGCAGAGATCAGGGTGCTCGAACTGGGAACCCTGATCGCCGGCCCGTATGCAGGACGCCTGCTCGGCGACATGGGCGCCGACGTCGTCAAGATCGAGGACCCGAAGCGTCCCGATCCGCTCCGCACCTGGGGACAGGGTGAGCGGGACGGGCACCGCTTCTTCTGGACGGTGCACGCCCGCAACAAGCGCTGCATCACCCTCGATCTCCGGGCACCCGACGGACAGGAACTCTTCCGGCGCCTCGTTGCGGAGTCGGACGTCATCGTCGAGAATTTCCGTCCCGGAACGCTCGAGAAGTGGGGTCTCGCCTACGACGTGCTCTCCGAGATCAATCCGGGCATCGTCCTGGCGCGGGTCTCCGGCTACGGGCAGACCGGTCCGAAGGCCGGTCGCGCGGGGTACGCCTCGGTGGCCGAGGGGGAGAGCGGACTACGGCATCTCAACGGTTACCCAGGACAGGCACCCCCGCGACTCGCGTTGTCGCTCGGGGACACTCTCGGCGGCATGTTCGCGGTGCAGGGCGTGCTCGCCGCACTGCTGAGCCGCGAACGTACAGGTCGCGGTCAGGTCGTCGACGTGGCGCTCACCGAGGCGTGCCTCGCCGTCCAGGAGTCGGTGATTCCGGATTACGACGCGGCCGGCGTGGTGAGGGGCCCGTCCGGAACCCGCCTCGAGGGCATCGCGCCGTCGAACCTCTACCGCACGTCCGACGATATGTGGATCATCATCGCCGCGAACCAGGACACGGTCTTTCGCCGGCTGTGCACAGCGATGGATCGCCCCGAGCTCGCCGACGATCCGCGCTTCGCCGATCATCTCGCTCGCGGCGTGAATCAGGACGAACTCGACGCGCTCATCGGTGACTGGGCCGCGACGTCGACGCTCGAGGACCTGCTTGCGCATCTGTCGGAGACCGGTGTGGTGGCCGGCCCGGTGAACACCGTGGCCGAGGTGGTCACCGATCCGCAGTTCCGTGCGCGCGACATGATCGTGCCTCACCACGACGAGCGCACGGACACCGATGTGCTCGGCCCCGGTGTGGTGCCGGTGCTCGGTGAGACGCCCGGTTCGGTGCGCCGCGCGGGCCCACCCATCGCGGGATACGACAACGCGGCGGTCTACGGCGAGGTGCTCGGCCTGAGCGAGGTCGAGCAGAAGGAACTGCGCGCACGCGGCATCATCTGA
- a CDS encoding aldehyde dehydrogenase family protein translates to MTELSAPAPVVVPDPQLRIGGRAVPARSGAHFSSINPATEEVVAEVAAGGAADIDAAVAAARDTFESGAWSRMAGAERGRVLSRAADLIEQHAPELSALETAEMGKLYADTVAGDIPAAAASFRHYAGWADKIAGEAMILPDVGPQHRFGFTLRQPLGVVGAITPWNNPTVVAAWKIAPALAAGCSVVVKPAEDASLSTLKLADLLGEAGVPDGAFNVVSGLGPEAGAALAAHEGIDKITFTGSPAVGKTITSLAGEKFRKVTLELGGKAPQLIFPDADLEASLPWIAMGNFYHQGQVCAAGTRVIVHESIADQVVEGLVEFARGAVIGDPFDASTTQGTIVNRKQLDRILGYIEMGKSEGAKLLTGGSRVGERGFFVEPTVFRGTNDLTIAREEIFGPVATVITFKTTEEAVRLANATKYGLNAFIFSQNLSTVHSVIPQLRVGTVWVNGWGVPDPALPWGGRDASGIGRELGRSGLEAFTEEKTVHLGY, encoded by the coding sequence ATGACCGAACTGTCCGCCCCCGCACCCGTCGTCGTTCCAGACCCGCAGTTGCGGATCGGCGGCCGAGCCGTGCCCGCACGCTCGGGCGCCCACTTCTCGTCGATCAACCCGGCGACGGAGGAGGTCGTCGCCGAGGTCGCTGCCGGTGGGGCCGCCGACATCGACGCCGCCGTCGCCGCGGCCCGCGACACCTTCGAATCCGGTGCGTGGTCGCGGATGGCCGGTGCCGAGCGCGGCCGGGTCCTCTCCCGTGCCGCCGACCTCATCGAGCAGCACGCCCCGGAACTGTCGGCGCTCGAGACCGCGGAGATGGGCAAGCTCTACGCCGATACCGTCGCCGGGGACATCCCCGCCGCCGCGGCGTCGTTCCGGCACTACGCCGGTTGGGCCGACAAGATCGCCGGTGAGGCGATGATCCTCCCCGATGTGGGTCCGCAGCACCGTTTCGGGTTCACCCTGCGGCAGCCGCTCGGTGTGGTCGGTGCGATCACGCCGTGGAACAACCCCACCGTAGTCGCTGCCTGGAAGATCGCGCCGGCTCTCGCTGCCGGTTGCTCGGTGGTCGTCAAGCCCGCCGAGGACGCCTCGCTGTCCACCCTGAAGCTCGCCGACCTGCTCGGTGAGGCGGGTGTGCCGGACGGCGCGTTCAACGTCGTGTCCGGTCTCGGCCCCGAAGCCGGTGCCGCGCTCGCCGCGCACGAGGGAATCGACAAGATCACCTTCACCGGCAGCCCGGCCGTCGGCAAGACCATCACGTCGCTCGCCGGCGAGAAGTTCCGCAAGGTCACCCTGGAACTCGGCGGCAAGGCGCCACAGCTGATCTTCCCCGACGCCGACCTCGAGGCGTCGCTGCCGTGGATCGCGATGGGCAACTTCTACCACCAGGGCCAGGTGTGCGCGGCCGGCACCAGGGTGATCGTGCACGAATCAATCGCCGACCAAGTGGTCGAGGGACTCGTCGAATTCGCCCGCGGTGCGGTGATCGGCGACCCCTTCGATGCGTCGACAACCCAGGGCACGATCGTCAACCGCAAGCAGCTCGACCGCATCCTCGGCTACATCGAGATGGGCAAGAGCGAAGGTGCGAAGCTGCTCACCGGCGGGTCGCGGGTGGGGGAGCGCGGCTTCTTCGTCGAGCCGACAGTCTTCCGCGGCACCAACGACCTCACCATCGCCCGCGAGGAGATCTTCGGCCCGGTCGCCACAGTTATCACCTTCAAGACAACCGAGGAGGCCGTGCGGCTGGCGAACGCCACGAAGTACGGGCTCAACGCGTTCATCTTCAGTCAGAACCTGTCGACCGTGCACAGCGTGATCCCGCAACTGCGCGTGGGCACTGTGTGGGTCAACGGCTGGGGCGTGCCCGATCCCGCACTACCCTGGGGTGGACGTGACGCGAGCGGCATCGGTCGTGAACTGGGCCGCAGCGGACTCGAAGCGTTCACCGAGGAGAAGACGGTTCACCTCGGTTACTGA
- the hmgA gene encoding homogentisate 1,2-dioxygenase encodes MNIGADAGAGLEYLPGFGNEHHSEAVPGVLPWGQNSPQRVAYGLYAEQHSATAFTEPREINRRTWTYRIMPSAAHGPFERIDDAGWVSAPDAGGVLTPNRLRWDPQPTPVSGTDFVDGVTTYAVNGDVRCRTGIAIHLYAVSQSMADRYFVDTDGELLFVPQDGALLLCTELGRLLVEPGEIAVIGRGLRFRVDLPGGNATGYLLENYGAALTLPELGPIGANGLAHARDFVYPTAWYEDRSGPVQVVQKFGGHLWATELDHSPLDVVAWHGTHGAYKYDLGRFNAMTTAGWDHPDPSIFTVLTSPTSIPGQANVDFCVFPDRWVVGEHTFRPPHFHRNVMTEFMGLVRGQHDSKAEGFVPGGASLHNQWGAHGPDVETFDLATSAELKPVKLVNTLSFMFETRLALSVTDAAHRAAHRQPNYDSSWSGLTRRFTPPSPQES; translated from the coding sequence ATGAACATCGGTGCGGATGCCGGCGCGGGTCTCGAATACCTTCCCGGCTTCGGCAACGAGCATCACAGCGAAGCCGTTCCGGGTGTGCTTCCGTGGGGCCAGAACTCACCCCAGCGGGTGGCGTACGGTCTCTACGCCGAACAGCATTCTGCCACCGCCTTCACCGAGCCGCGCGAGATCAACCGTCGCACATGGACGTACCGGATCATGCCGTCCGCAGCACACGGCCCGTTCGAGCGGATCGACGACGCCGGCTGGGTGTCGGCACCCGATGCCGGGGGAGTGCTCACCCCCAACCGGTTGCGATGGGACCCGCAACCGACGCCGGTGTCCGGCACCGACTTCGTCGACGGTGTGACGACCTACGCCGTCAACGGAGATGTACGGTGCCGCACCGGCATCGCGATCCATCTGTACGCGGTGTCGCAGTCGATGGCCGACCGCTACTTCGTCGACACCGACGGGGAACTGTTGTTCGTACCGCAGGACGGCGCGCTGCTGTTGTGCACCGAACTCGGCCGGCTCCTCGTCGAACCCGGCGAGATCGCCGTGATCGGGCGGGGTCTGCGGTTCCGGGTGGACCTGCCCGGCGGCAACGCAACCGGCTACCTGCTCGAGAACTACGGTGCCGCTCTGACCCTGCCGGAACTCGGTCCCATCGGGGCGAACGGCCTCGCCCACGCCCGCGACTTCGTCTACCCGACGGCCTGGTACGAAGACCGGTCGGGGCCGGTACAAGTCGTGCAGAAGTTCGGCGGGCACCTGTGGGCCACCGAACTCGACCACTCGCCGCTCGACGTCGTCGCCTGGCACGGCACGCACGGTGCCTACAAGTACGATCTCGGCCGGTTCAACGCGATGACCACGGCCGGCTGGGATCATCCCGATCCGTCGATCTTCACCGTGCTCACCTCGCCCACCTCCATTCCGGGGCAGGCCAACGTCGACTTCTGTGTCTTCCCGGATCGCTGGGTGGTCGGAGAGCACACCTTCCGGCCACCGCACTTCCATCGCAACGTCATGACCGAGTTCATGGGACTGGTTCGTGGACAGCACGACTCGAAGGCGGAAGGATTCGTCCCGGGCGGTGCCTCGCTCCACAACCAGTGGGGCGCCCACGGGCCCGACGTCGAGACCTTCGATCTCGCCACGTCGGCCGAGTTGAAGCCGGTCAAGCTCGTGAACACCCTGTCGTTCATGTTCGAGACGAGACTCGCCCTCTCCGTTACCGACGCGGCCCACCGCGCGGCGCATCGCCAACCGAACTACGACTCCTCGTGGTCCGGCCTCACCCGACGTTTCACCCCACCTTCTCCCCAGGAGTCGTGA
- a CDS encoding lipocalin-like domain-containing protein — protein sequence MTLQIVEAWNGPGRRDGEITTVAAGDNGAHPSTDKHAFEHWYFDAHLDDGRIVVAMIQTRELVHRKPGVEIHVYSADGKRREASRSYTDADLAVSTERCDVRVGQSFAKLVGDEDGLPVYHVSVSEGDLAFDLTFTAEVPPWMPGRGQTSYNEREFFAWVVGAPRARVAGTVTVDGKTTEVTGRGYHDHNWGVGDMKRLIDKWYWGRLYTEDFTLVYAMVHTQKKYGSHWSQPVMVAHGRDVILSNGEVELTEGPTVHNTVADRTYPAWIRIRIPGSLDVKLTVREIVHAHNLLDDVPLASSKLLKPLVNRLVGHPGYFRFRSDFTMTVTVDGTDHERSGSTLHEMVALT from the coding sequence ATGACCCTACAGATCGTCGAAGCCTGGAACGGGCCCGGGCGCCGCGACGGCGAGATCACCACCGTCGCCGCCGGTGACAACGGCGCCCACCCCTCCACCGACAAGCACGCCTTCGAACACTGGTACTTCGACGCCCATCTCGACGACGGGCGGATCGTCGTGGCGATGATCCAGACCCGGGAACTGGTGCACCGCAAGCCCGGTGTCGAGATCCACGTCTACAGCGCGGACGGCAAGCGGCGGGAGGCGAGCCGGTCGTACACCGACGCCGACCTCGCGGTGTCCACCGAGCGATGCGACGTCCGGGTCGGACAGAGCTTCGCGAAACTGGTCGGAGATGAGGACGGGCTGCCCGTCTACCACGTATCGGTATCCGAAGGCGATCTCGCCTTCGACCTGACCTTCACCGCCGAGGTCCCGCCGTGGATGCCGGGACGCGGACAGACCAGCTACAACGAACGTGAGTTCTTCGCATGGGTCGTCGGTGCACCCCGCGCGCGGGTCGCGGGAACGGTGACGGTGGACGGAAAGACCACCGAGGTCACCGGACGCGGTTACCACGACCACAACTGGGGCGTCGGCGACATGAAGCGTCTCATCGACAAGTGGTACTGGGGCCGCCTGTACACCGAGGACTTCACCCTCGTCTACGCGATGGTGCACACCCAGAAGAAGTACGGCTCGCACTGGTCGCAGCCGGTGATGGTCGCGCACGGCCGCGACGTGATCCTCAGCAACGGCGAGGTGGAATTGACAGAGGGGCCGACCGTGCACAACACGGTCGCCGATCGCACCTATCCGGCATGGATCCGCATCCGCATCCCGGGGTCCCTCGACGTGAAACTCACCGTCCGCGAGATCGTGCACGCCCACAATCTGCTCGACGACGTTCCGCTCGCGTCGAGCAAGCTGCTCAAGCCGCTCGTCAACCGGCTCGTGGGCCATCCCGGCTACTTCCGGTTCCGTTCCGATTTCACGATGACGGTGACCGTCGACGGAACCGACCACGAGCGTTCGGGTTCGACACTGCACGAGATGGTCGCGTTGACATGA
- a CDS encoding oxygenase MpaB family protein: MTGTLAPPASTTQDRCPSAFPYWQALQKPGVKRTRAFVRRLTGFDFLPTDDQARALCNDLFSGDPTAERFVDEVYHGKTGPQTTREMLDTALVDGIDSLDDVPEAMKALFEEFETVPDWVQPELVEQGAAIWRRWGTMLFSFAGAETLEIYTEAAVATPLSLAGGYAGDNALRRFLETCRFWIDVSEPGALLTPGSKGRATALKVRVMHVSVRSRVARHPEWDVAKWGLPISQTYMLLTLIAGSLTPGLALWTLGYHTTPREIRALIHFQKYMGYLLGVRMQWYPETIADSIRALMTTVISRSYDSGEHGKELIESYPQAFAPRDGHRGLKKLREQYNFRINSVYSAMFMGPGTRRKYSMPTVLPWMIIPIVRFPLITAMELVRRFVPGAAGVHEKIMCAHRENWYRAQMDGREAQFDASGALRR, translated from the coding sequence ATGACCGGCACACTCGCCCCTCCCGCATCCACCACACAGGACCGGTGCCCGAGCGCCTTCCCCTACTGGCAGGCCCTGCAGAAGCCCGGTGTGAAACGCACCCGCGCCTTCGTCCGCCGCCTCACCGGTTTCGATTTCCTGCCCACAGACGACCAGGCCCGGGCCCTGTGCAACGATCTGTTCAGCGGCGACCCCACGGCGGAACGCTTCGTCGACGAGGTCTACCACGGCAAGACCGGGCCGCAGACGACCCGAGAGATGCTCGACACGGCCCTCGTCGACGGCATCGACTCACTCGACGACGTACCCGAGGCGATGAAGGCCCTGTTCGAGGAGTTCGAAACCGTCCCCGACTGGGTGCAGCCCGAACTCGTCGAGCAGGGCGCCGCGATCTGGCGGCGCTGGGGCACGATGCTGTTCAGCTTCGCCGGCGCCGAGACCCTCGAGATCTACACGGAGGCGGCGGTCGCGACCCCGCTGTCGCTCGCCGGAGGTTACGCCGGGGACAACGCGCTACGACGTTTCCTCGAGACGTGCCGGTTCTGGATCGACGTGTCCGAACCCGGTGCGCTGCTCACCCCGGGTTCGAAGGGGCGGGCGACCGCGCTGAAGGTGCGCGTGATGCATGTGTCGGTGCGCTCCCGCGTGGCGAGGCACCCGGAATGGGATGTCGCCAAATGGGGACTGCCGATCAGCCAGACCTACATGCTGCTGACCCTCATCGCGGGCAGCCTCACCCCGGGCTTGGCCCTGTGGACCCTCGGCTACCACACCACACCGCGAGAGATCCGCGCGCTCATACACTTCCAGAAGTACATGGGCTACCTGCTCGGAGTGCGCATGCAGTGGTATCCCGAGACCATCGCCGACAGCATCCGCGCGCTGATGACCACTGTGATCTCCCGTTCCTACGACTCCGGCGAGCACGGCAAGGAACTCATCGAGTCCTACCCGCAGGCGTTCGCCCCGCGTGACGGGCACCGCGGTCTGAAGAAGCTGCGCGAGCAGTACAACTTCCGCATCAACTCGGTGTACTCGGCGATGTTCATGGGGCCGGGTACGCGCCGCAAGTACTCGATGCCGACAGTACTTCCATGGATGATCATCCCGATCGTCCGCTTCCCACTCATCACCGCGATGGAACTCGTCCGGCGGTTCGTCCCCGGTGCCGCGGGTGTGCACGAGAAGATCATGTGCGCCCACCGCGAGAACTGGTACCGCGCCCAGATGGACGGACGCGAAGCGCAATTCGATGCCAGCGGAGCGCTGCGGCGATAG
- a CDS encoding alpha/beta hydrolase, with product MTSISSTTTRDHFQRIPYEPANDGRVEMHSGLSRHYPTLHGNLVAQPGYSKDVGVVMCHPASNFLSHFLLRAFAEAGVPAMGLNTRYSSNEPALIMERAAFDLGTGVRWMADELGFEKVVLLGFSGGGSLASFYQSQAQNPTVTATPAGDPAPFAEANLRPADAVMLVGAHPGRARVLRHWIDGAVTDESDPYATDPDLDLYAPGRTAPLDLEWLQRYRAAQLARMRRIDAWALDQLVELERSGASDRGFVVHRTVADPRFVDLSIDPSDRELGSMYGDPKAANTAAGGLARFVTVRSWLSTWSVDHTHADALTDLRNVTTPTMVMSLLGDQAAFAEDSRLMYDALAGTHNELIEMRNLNHYLVDQPHGLSEVVGRLVGWIRRTVLEEVSA from the coding sequence ATGACTTCCATCAGTTCCACCACCACCCGAGACCACTTCCAGCGCATCCCGTACGAGCCGGCGAACGACGGTCGCGTCGAGATGCACTCCGGACTCAGCCGCCACTACCCGACACTGCACGGCAACCTGGTCGCACAGCCCGGGTATTCGAAGGACGTCGGCGTGGTCATGTGCCACCCGGCATCGAACTTCCTGAGCCACTTCCTGCTCCGTGCCTTCGCCGAAGCAGGTGTTCCCGCAATGGGACTCAACACCCGCTACTCCTCCAACGAACCGGCGCTCATCATGGAGCGGGCCGCCTTCGACCTCGGCACCGGTGTGCGCTGGATGGCCGACGAACTCGGCTTCGAGAAGGTCGTGCTCCTCGGGTTCAGCGGCGGTGGATCGCTCGCGTCGTTCTACCAGTCGCAGGCACAGAACCCCACCGTGACGGCCACCCCCGCCGGCGACCCGGCACCGTTCGCCGAGGCGAACCTGCGACCGGCCGACGCCGTGATGCTCGTGGGTGCGCACCCGGGTCGGGCACGCGTGCTCCGGCACTGGATAGACGGCGCGGTCACCGACGAATCCGACCCCTACGCCACCGATCCCGACCTCGACCTGTACGCCCCGGGCCGCACCGCACCGCTGGACCTCGAATGGTTGCAGCGATACCGCGCTGCGCAGCTCGCGCGGATGCGACGGATCGACGCGTGGGCGCTCGACCAGCTCGTCGAACTCGAACGCAGCGGCGCCTCCGACCGTGGATTCGTGGTGCACCGCACCGTCGCGGATCCACGTTTCGTCGACCTGAGCATCGACCCGAGCGATCGTGAACTCGGCTCGATGTACGGAGATCCGAAGGCCGCCAACACCGCCGCAGGGGGATTGGCGCGCTTCGTCACCGTGCGGAGTTGGTTGAGCACCTGGAGCGTCGACCACACCCACGCCGATGCCCTCACCGACCTCCGCAACGTCACTACCCCGACGATGGTGATGAGCCTGCTCGGCGACCAGGCGGCCTTCGCCGAGGACTCGCGGCTGATGTACGACGCGCTCGCGGGCACCCACAACGAACTGATCGAGATGCGGAACCTCAACCACTATCTCGTGGATCAACCGCACGGGCTCTCCGAGGTCGTCGGACGGCTCGTCGGATGGATCCGCCGAACGGTACTCGAGGAGGTATCGGCATGA
- a CDS encoding multicopper oxidase family protein, whose protein sequence is MQRITRRTLLAGFAAGTGAVLLGGRAFADGPDVSRPLLFRSPRLEPFVDELPVLPRLDAATYRIDAVSATHSFHRDLPPGPTLAYGDNTYGGPTLVAHRGQETSIEYRNVIDRHPFAPDFDTTLHGLSERDRTDVPTSMHLHGGVTPPEFDGNPEQISRPGQGFTYRFPNRQGATTMWYHDHAMAVTRLNAYAGLAGLYLLRDEYDTGLPGNPLGLPTGEFELDLVLQEKIVNGDGSQSIRSTPIVPQGRWEGGAVGDVGVVNGKIWPEARVARGLYRLRLLNAASFSIWDLHFSNGMPFWVIGMEGGLLDAPVPTTRVRLSPGERVDLLVDFAHLDADATVELRNSEPAAPQAAQIGAVHMPLFLRIRAGRSKGFTGPVPQRLRGGPALPPLVGPIPTPQNIRNVSLSQPSAVRIPPSIMSLNNLNYHSDDIEMPRQGTVEQWNIVNATPDPHPIHLHLVHFRVLGRQAINTLAMCARQPQPPIGIKWTPDPDPYVVEPMRGPEPWETGYKDTVICDPNSVTRIVAYFPTADELGFDPDAAFSREVHTFDPHRAGHGAPGDHSGHTGHGDLQGYVWHCHILDHEDHDMMLKYRTVT, encoded by the coding sequence ATGCAGAGAATCACCCGTAGAACCCTTCTCGCCGGGTTCGCCGCAGGAACCGGCGCGGTACTGCTCGGCGGGCGGGCGTTCGCGGACGGCCCGGACGTCTCCCGCCCCCTGTTGTTCCGCTCCCCGCGACTCGAACCCTTCGTCGACGAACTGCCCGTCCTACCGCGTCTGGACGCGGCGACGTACCGGATCGACGCCGTCAGCGCGACGCACAGTTTCCACCGCGACCTTCCGCCGGGACCCACCCTCGCGTACGGCGACAACACCTACGGCGGCCCGACTCTCGTTGCGCACCGTGGGCAGGAGACATCGATCGAGTACCGCAACGTGATCGACAGGCACCCCTTCGCCCCCGACTTCGACACCACGCTGCACGGTTTGAGCGAACGCGACCGCACCGACGTCCCCACCTCGATGCACCTGCACGGCGGCGTGACGCCACCCGAGTTCGACGGCAATCCGGAGCAGATATCCCGTCCCGGACAAGGATTCACCTACCGGTTCCCGAACCGCCAGGGCGCGACGACGATGTGGTACCACGACCACGCCATGGCCGTCACGCGTCTGAACGCCTATGCGGGTCTCGCAGGTCTCTACCTGCTCCGCGACGAATACGACACCGGGTTGCCCGGCAATCCGCTGGGCCTGCCCACCGGTGAGTTCGAACTCGATCTGGTGTTGCAGGAGAAGATCGTCAACGGCGACGGCTCACAGAGCATCCGTTCCACCCCGATCGTCCCGCAGGGACGGTGGGAGGGTGGCGCCGTCGGCGACGTCGGAGTCGTCAACGGCAAGATCTGGCCCGAGGCGCGGGTCGCGCGCGGTCTCTATCGGCTCCGGTTGCTCAACGCGGCCTCGTTCAGCATCTGGGATCTGCACTTCTCCAATGGCATGCCGTTCTGGGTGATCGGCATGGAAGGGGGCCTGCTCGACGCACCGGTTCCCACGACTCGCGTGCGACTGTCGCCCGGCGAACGGGTGGACCTACTCGTCGATTTCGCGCACCTCGATGCGGATGCCACCGTCGAACTGCGCAACTCCGAACCCGCCGCGCCGCAGGCCGCGCAGATCGGCGCCGTCCACATGCCACTGTTCCTGCGCATCCGAGCCGGCCGGTCGAAGGGTTTCACCGGCCCGGTGCCGCAGCGGCTGCGCGGCGGTCCGGCGCTGCCACCGCTCGTCGGTCCGATCCCGACGCCGCAGAACATCCGCAACGTGTCGTTGAGTCAGCCTTCGGCCGTGCGTATTCCGCCGTCGATCATGTCGTTGAACAACCTGAACTACCACAGCGACGACATCGAGATGCCACGTCAGGGCACCGTCGAGCAGTGGAACATCGTCAACGCGACCCCCGACCCTCACCCGATCCACCTGCATCTCGTGCACTTCCGTGTTCTGGGGCGGCAGGCGATCAACACGCTCGCGATGTGCGCGCGGCAGCCGCAACCGCCCATCGGGATCAAGTGGACACCTGATCCCGACCCGTACGTGGTCGAACCGATGCGGGGACCGGAGCCGTGGGAGACGGGATACAAGGACACCGTCATCTGCGATCCGAACTCGGTGACCCGCATCGTTGCCTATTTCCCGACGGCCGACGAACTCGGTTTCGACCCCGATGCGGCGTTCTCGCGCGAGGTGCACACCTTCGATCCGCATCGCGCCGGGCACGGCGCGCCCGGCGATCACTCAGGCCATACCGGCCACGGCGACCTGCAGGGATATGTGTGGCACTGCCACATCCTCGACCACGAAGACCACGACATGATGCTCAAATACCGGACGGTGACATGA